A stretch of Saccharothrix texasensis DNA encodes these proteins:
- a CDS encoding ABC-F family ATP-binding cassette domain-containing protein yields the protein MSETCVVVSGLSFSWPDDTPVFDGLSCTVPTGRTGLVAPNGAGKSTLLKLIAGELRPSAGTVAVDGVLGYLPQDLPLTGEPSVAEVLGVAPVLRALAAVESGDVADEHFTTIGNDWDVEERTRAQLDRLGLGDIALDRRLHTLSGGQVVSLGLAAQLLKRPDVLLLDEPTNNLDLDARHKLYDVLDDWPGCLLVVSHDRALLDRVDRVAEIDGGEVRYYGGNFTEYERAVEAARDVAEKNIRNVEQELKREKREMQQARERAARRASNAARNLGNAGLPRIFAGTMKRNAQESAGKASGTHAARVGAAKARLDEAERALRDEQKISLELPQTAVPAGRTLFLGEGLRAGYGDRELFAGEGADLAIRGPERIALTGSNGVGKSTLLRIIHGDLEPAGGEVKRADGRIAYLSQRLDLLDGALTVAENLARSAPAMPPAQRMNLLARFLFRGSRAHLPVGVLSGGERLRATLACVLFAEPAPQLLLLDEPTNNLDLVSAGQLERALDAYQGAFVVVSHDERFLAEIGIDRRLRLEDGRLLETAAPEAG from the coding sequence ATGTCCGAAACCTGCGTCGTCGTGTCCGGCCTGTCCTTCTCCTGGCCCGACGACACCCCCGTGTTCGACGGGCTGTCCTGCACCGTCCCGACCGGCCGCACCGGTCTCGTCGCGCCCAACGGCGCCGGCAAGTCGACGCTGCTCAAGCTGATCGCGGGCGAGCTGCGGCCCTCGGCGGGCACCGTCGCGGTCGACGGCGTGCTCGGCTACCTGCCGCAGGACCTGCCGCTGACCGGTGAGCCGAGCGTCGCCGAGGTGCTCGGCGTCGCGCCGGTCCTGCGCGCCCTGGCGGCCGTCGAGTCCGGCGACGTCGCCGACGAGCACTTCACCACCATCGGCAACGACTGGGACGTCGAGGAGCGCACCCGAGCCCAGCTGGACCGGCTGGGTCTGGGGGACATCGCCCTCGACCGCCGCCTGCACACGCTCAGCGGCGGCCAGGTCGTGTCCCTCGGCCTGGCCGCGCAGCTGCTCAAGCGACCGGACGTGCTGCTGCTGGACGAGCCGACCAACAACCTGGACCTCGACGCGCGCCACAAGCTCTACGACGTGCTCGACGACTGGCCGGGCTGCCTCCTCGTGGTCAGCCACGACCGGGCCCTGCTCGACCGCGTGGACCGCGTCGCCGAGATCGACGGCGGCGAGGTCCGCTACTACGGCGGCAACTTCACCGAGTACGAGCGGGCGGTCGAGGCCGCGCGGGACGTCGCCGAGAAGAACATCCGCAACGTGGAGCAGGAGCTCAAGCGCGAGAAGCGGGAGATGCAGCAGGCACGCGAGCGCGCCGCGCGCCGGGCGAGCAACGCGGCGCGCAACCTCGGCAACGCGGGCCTGCCCCGGATCTTCGCCGGGACCATGAAGCGCAACGCGCAGGAGTCGGCGGGCAAGGCGAGCGGGACGCACGCGGCGCGGGTCGGCGCGGCCAAGGCCAGGTTGGACGAGGCCGAGCGGGCGCTGCGGGACGAGCAGAAGATCTCCCTGGAGCTGCCGCAGACCGCGGTGCCCGCCGGGCGCACGCTCTTCCTGGGCGAGGGCCTGCGGGCGGGTTACGGGGATCGGGAGCTGTTCGCGGGCGAGGGCGCGGACCTGGCCATCCGGGGACCCGAGCGGATCGCGCTCACCGGGTCCAACGGCGTCGGCAAGTCCACCCTGCTGCGGATCATCCACGGCGACCTGGAGCCCGCCGGCGGCGAGGTCAAGAGGGCCGACGGTCGGATCGCCTACCTGTCGCAGCGCCTCGACCTGCTGGACGGCGCGCTCACCGTCGCCGAGAACCTGGCCAGGTCCGCGCCGGCGATGCCGCCGGCGCAGCGGATGAACCTGCTCGCGCGCTTCCTGTTCCGGGGTTCCCGGGCGCACCTCCCGGTGGGCGTGCTGTCCGGCGGCGAACGGCTGCGCGCCACGCTGGCCTGCGTCCTGTTCGCCGAGCCGGCGCCGCAGCTGCTGCTGCTCGACGAGCCCACGAACAACCTCGACCTGGTCAGCGCCGGGCAGCTGGAACGCGCGCTCGACGCCTACCAGGGCGCGTTCGTCGTCGTCAGCCACGACGAGCGGTTCCTCGCCGAGATCGGGATCGACCGCCGGCTGCGGCTGGAGGACGGCCGGCTGCTGGAGACCGCCGCACCCGAGGCGGGCTGA
- a CDS encoding DUF2330 domain-containing protein, with amino-acid sequence MATGRTATRIAVVLAFAATLVAVDPATSGACACGAFVANDELRPQQETALVELTGRTESITLSVRARSEATRAAFLMPVPARARFEVADGELFTELDRISRPDVEVRRVVVDGDGAGAPPQSDHRATVVDHVEVGPYEVAQLAGTDATAVTQWLGEHDFTLPDALGGALGPYLAEGWLVVAVRLAPTSGSLADGLPPMRLAFETDAPVYPMRLSATAAGRQPLRLYVLADHRMDVGNPAPRGAAPDLTFAGEVKPDPRYPTLSAALTGPRYLTRYDAEFQPAHITDDIRFTRAATDEPHRAVVVVTEYVRSSWPSPAVLPVLLASALVVGAVVVVRRRRRG; translated from the coding sequence ATGGCAACCGGCCGAACGGCGACCCGGATCGCGGTGGTGCTCGCGTTCGCCGCCACCCTGGTGGCGGTGGACCCCGCGACGTCCGGCGCGTGCGCCTGCGGCGCGTTCGTCGCGAACGACGAGCTGCGCCCCCAGCAGGAGACCGCGCTGGTGGAGCTGACCGGTCGCACCGAGTCGATCACGCTCTCGGTGCGGGCGCGGTCCGAGGCGACCCGGGCGGCGTTCCTCATGCCGGTGCCCGCGCGCGCCCGCTTCGAGGTGGCCGACGGCGAGCTGTTCACCGAGCTCGACCGGATCAGCCGCCCGGACGTCGAGGTGCGGCGCGTGGTGGTGGACGGCGACGGTGCGGGCGCCCCGCCGCAGTCCGATCACCGCGCCACCGTCGTGGACCACGTCGAGGTCGGGCCCTACGAGGTCGCCCAGCTCGCCGGCACCGACGCCACCGCCGTGACGCAGTGGCTGGGCGAGCACGACTTCACCCTGCCCGACGCCCTCGGCGGCGCGCTCGGGCCGTACCTCGCGGAGGGGTGGCTCGTCGTCGCGGTGCGCCTGGCGCCGACCTCCGGCAGCCTCGCCGACGGCCTGCCGCCGATGCGGCTGGCGTTCGAGACCGACGCGCCGGTCTACCCGATGCGGCTGTCCGCCACGGCCGCGGGCCGGCAGCCGCTGCGCCTGTACGTGCTGGCCGACCACCGGATGGACGTCGGCAACCCGGCGCCCCGGGGCGCCGCGCCCGACCTCACGTTCGCCGGCGAGGTGAAGCCGGACCCGCGGTACCCGACGTTGTCCGCCGCGTTGACCGGCCCGCGGTACCTGACCCGCTACGACGCGGAGTTCCAGCCGGCGCACATCACCGACGACATCCGCTTCACGCGTGCCGCGACCGACGAGCCGCACCGCGCCGTCGTGGTCGTCACCGAGTACGTCCGCTCGTCGTGGCCGTCGCCCGCGGTGCTGCCGGTGCTGCTGGCGTCCGCACTGGTCGTGGGCGCGGTGGTGGTCGTGCGACGCCGCCGACGGGGTTGA
- a CDS encoding GNAT family N-acetyltransferase, with the protein MKDLADSVESVEQLAAAWRGMVLDRDPDADVRDLPGIAVRWADSRFAFWNCVTLTEVGADAELLEQRLGQVADIMRAKRQPGFLWLFEDLLADDARAALDAAAGRAGLRHAFPGTGMAGDLLPLDEPGHPDLTFARVSTDDQLLAYADLNSRAYGFPLEAGRDGLAGSTLWKNNVYAYLALRDGVPVACAASVEAAGRLFVALVATDPDWQRRGYGEAVTRKALHEGGRATGLTRATLHATAAGAPVYLRIGFRPNSTVHFYGLEG; encoded by the coding sequence GTGAAAGATCTCGCGGACTCGGTCGAATCGGTGGAGCAGCTCGCCGCCGCTTGGCGCGGCATGGTCCTCGACCGCGACCCGGACGCCGACGTGCGCGACCTGCCCGGCATCGCGGTCCGCTGGGCCGACAGCCGGTTCGCGTTCTGGAACTGCGTCACGCTGACCGAGGTCGGCGCGGACGCGGAACTGCTGGAGCAGCGCCTGGGCCAGGTCGCCGACATCATGCGCGCGAAGCGGCAGCCCGGTTTCCTGTGGCTCTTCGAGGACCTCCTCGCCGACGACGCCCGCGCCGCGCTCGACGCGGCCGCCGGCCGGGCCGGTCTCCGGCACGCGTTCCCCGGCACCGGCATGGCGGGCGACCTGCTGCCGCTCGACGAGCCGGGCCACCCCGACCTGACGTTCGCGCGCGTGAGCACCGACGACCAGCTGCTGGCCTACGCGGACCTGAACTCGCGCGCCTACGGGTTCCCGCTGGAGGCCGGCCGCGACGGGCTCGCCGGTTCCACCCTGTGGAAGAACAACGTGTACGCGTACCTGGCTTTGCGCGACGGTGTTCCGGTGGCGTGCGCCGCGTCCGTCGAGGCCGCGGGGCGGCTGTTCGTCGCGCTCGTCGCCACCGACCCGGACTGGCAGCGCCGGGGCTACGGCGAGGCGGTCACCCGGAAGGCCCTGCACGAGGGCGGCCGGGCCACCGGGCTGACCCGCGCCACCCTGCACGCGACCGCCGCCGGCGCGCCCGTGTACCTGCGGATCGGTTTCCGGCCGAACTCGACGGTCCACTTCTACGGCCTCGAGGGCTGA
- a CDS encoding carbohydrate-binding protein, which produces MPSSSLSARPSRRSPLRRVAVAVVAAGALLVPALPGSASAASAPVEPVAAARPTPESPVSGKAVPALRGDAARAAAGAELSAQVLKRGEEFQAGHEQRRASADAVPLPPWSGSLHSVWGTFPTVVSDGAQATHTVNPGISIPSGNPDVVYAPTLVPSGKTCIEVTTFYWQGGNGVGAWDWCAASPGFAAVAWIDSTFLSTYTTTFQGLPAYEVLDVQTNALTNSWTAYLYNYTTSSWDALFTSADPVKLIDPHGGWSMFEVYTEYNSATGEGYYCTETYGTQFHAANLQVKLNGTWTALTTANSSVTPPGSVSSTDFGCYGLSFTLQTANSHWQVSH; this is translated from the coding sequence GTGCCGTCTTCATCGCTCTCAGCACGTCCGTCACGCCGCTCACCGCTGCGCCGGGTCGCCGTCGCGGTGGTGGCCGCCGGCGCGCTCCTGGTGCCCGCGCTGCCCGGGTCGGCCTCGGCGGCGTCCGCGCCGGTCGAACCGGTCGCGGCGGCCCGGCCGACGCCGGAGTCGCCGGTCAGCGGGAAAGCCGTGCCCGCGCTGCGGGGTGACGCGGCCAGAGCCGCCGCCGGCGCCGAGCTCAGCGCGCAGGTCCTCAAGCGGGGCGAGGAGTTCCAGGCCGGGCACGAGCAGCGGCGGGCCAGTGCCGACGCGGTGCCGCTCCCGCCGTGGAGCGGCTCGCTGCACTCCGTCTGGGGCACGTTCCCGACCGTCGTCTCCGACGGCGCGCAGGCGACCCACACCGTCAACCCCGGCATCAGCATCCCGTCCGGCAACCCGGACGTGGTGTACGCGCCGACGCTCGTGCCGAGCGGCAAGACCTGCATCGAGGTCACCACGTTCTACTGGCAGGGCGGCAACGGCGTCGGCGCCTGGGACTGGTGCGCGGCCTCGCCCGGCTTCGCCGCCGTGGCGTGGATCGACTCGACGTTCCTGAGCACCTACACCACGACGTTCCAGGGCCTGCCCGCCTACGAAGTCCTGGACGTGCAGACCAACGCGTTGACCAACTCGTGGACGGCTTACCTGTACAACTACACCACCTCGTCCTGGGACGCGCTGTTCACCAGCGCCGACCCGGTCAAGCTCATCGACCCGCACGGCGGCTGGAGCATGTTCGAGGTGTACACCGAGTACAACTCGGCCACCGGCGAGGGCTACTACTGCACGGAGACCTACGGCACCCAGTTCCACGCGGCCAACCTCCAGGTCAAGCTCAACGGCACGTGGACGGCGTTGACGACGGCCAACTCCTCGGTGACGCCGCCGGGCAGCGTGTCCAGCACCGACTTCGGCTGCTACGGGCTCTCGTTCACCCTGCAGACCGCGAACAGCCACTGGCAGGTCTCGCACTGA
- a CDS encoding glycosyltransferase — MGSSSRCTVIVPTYNRRRLLELTLDSLAAQDLPRDRFEVMVVDDGSTDDTAALVREFEDRLDLRYFYQPDEGYRVAEARNTGIRHATGEICVFVDSGVLLHSGSLSAHVAGHEASAEPLALNGYVYCFNLDNEDAQRIREVVDVEDVDASIGHLARTRAWPDVREPFYERYSDDFGHLPAPWLMYWTCHASALTEQVREVGMYDERLRQWGGEDLDLAYRLHRAGARFAVSREASSIHYPHEKNHDDNTRFALENYRYIAEKYGTPILQLLVEQPAIRFSNFNQVIEERGLPRCADYLTAR, encoded by the coding sequence GTGGGTAGCTCGTCGCGTTGCACGGTGATCGTCCCGACCTACAACCGGAGACGGCTGCTGGAACTCACGCTCGACTCGCTCGCCGCGCAGGACCTGCCCCGTGACCGGTTCGAGGTGATGGTCGTCGACGACGGCTCGACCGACGACACGGCGGCCTTGGTGCGGGAGTTCGAGGACCGGCTCGACCTGCGGTACTTCTACCAGCCCGACGAGGGCTACCGGGTCGCCGAGGCCCGCAACACCGGCATCCGGCACGCCACCGGCGAGATCTGCGTGTTCGTCGACTCCGGGGTGCTGCTGCACTCCGGGAGCCTGAGCGCGCACGTCGCCGGCCACGAGGCGTCCGCGGAACCGTTGGCGCTGAACGGGTACGTGTACTGCTTCAACCTCGACAACGAGGACGCCCAGCGGATCCGCGAGGTGGTCGACGTCGAGGACGTCGACGCCTCCATCGGGCACCTGGCGCGCACGCGGGCGTGGCCGGACGTGCGCGAACCGTTCTACGAGCGGTACTCCGACGACTTCGGCCACCTGCCCGCGCCGTGGCTGATGTACTGGACCTGCCACGCGTCGGCGCTGACCGAGCAGGTGCGCGAGGTCGGCATGTACGACGAGCGGCTCCGGCAGTGGGGCGGCGAGGACCTCGACCTCGCCTACCGGCTGCACCGCGCCGGGGCCCGGTTCGCGGTGAGCCGCGAGGCGAGCTCCATCCACTACCCGCACGAGAAGAACCACGACGACAACACCAGGTTCGCCCTGGAGAACTACCGCTACATCGCGGAGAAGTACGGGACGCCGATCCTCCAGCTCCTGGTCGAACAACCCGCGATCCGCTTCTCGAACTTCAACCAGGTCATCGAGGAACGCGGCCTGCCCCGCTGCGCCGACTACCTGACCGCACGGTAG